One window of the Zea mays cultivar B73 chromosome 3, Zm-B73-REFERENCE-NAM-5.0, whole genome shotgun sequence genome contains the following:
- the LOC100281560 gene encoding type I inositol-1,4,5-trisphosphate 5-phosphatase CVP2 gives MVVQKQRRVPAEVFWPKVVLKKWLNLKSKDLDLGASLAADYDDDDDGSDVDGQENCGCDDGGGGGGARRPDDDGDGAQITDDSLESAPYKLRRRNSETLRAQYINTKELRVCVGTWNAGGKAPPNDLDIAEWLGTGGDAEPADIYVLGFQEVVPLNASNVFGAEDGRPARAWESVIRGALRQAQPPAPRYRCYSHPPSPSRFEPPIGAAEELLPGGTDTETDTDEDVPLGDPVAAATPTPRKLSRLNHFSVVVGENENGSSELNGDELDDGPDQPPQQLSLQQRALLRSLSRADRVGVLWPEQPLDLLPASSASASASASFRASKSFSRAAYRSSFRGSSRVAADVVDDLPMIPDLDLDGALRKKGRSPFVRIVSKQMVGIFLTVWVRRGLRKCVQSLKVSTVGVGAMGYIGNKGAVSVSMSVYQTMFCFVCSHLAAGEKPGDVHKRNADVHEIHRRTRFAAPGDLQLPRNIHDHDRIFWLGDLNYRLDASYERAHELISAGSWRELAETDQLKRELRKGRAFDGWTEGVLEFAPTYKYELGSRRYVGVGDHQGQSQSQRGGGRRTPAWCDRVLSYGKGLRLLGYRRSELALSDHRPVTATYAAEVEVFSSRKLQRALTLTDAEVEGGQVVPDLDF, from the exons ATGGTGGTGCAGAAGCAGAGGAGGGTGCCGGCCGAG GTGTTCTGGCCTAAGGTCGTGCTCAAGAAGTGGCTCAACCTCAAGAGCAAGGACCTGGACTTGGGCGCCTCCTTGGCCGCCGattacgacgacgacgacgacggtagcGACGTTGACGGCCAAG AGAACTGcggctgtgacgacggcggcggcggcggcggcgctcgcaGGCCGGACGATGACGGCGACGGCGCCCAGATCACCG ACGATAGCCTGGAGAGCGCGCCGTACAAGCTGCGGCGGCGGAACTCGGAGACGCTGCGCGCGCAGTACATCAACACCAAAGAGCTGAG GGTCTGCGTCGGCACCTGGAACGCCGGCGGCAAGGCGCCGCCGAACGACCTCGACATCGCCGAGTGGCTCGGCACTGGCGGCGACGCCGAGCCCGCCGACATCTACGTGCTCGG GTTCCAGGAAGTGGTGCCGCTGAACGCCAGCAACGTGTTCGGCGCGGAGGACGGGCGGCCGGCGCGGGCGTGGGAGTCCGTGATCCGCGGCGCGCTGCGGCAGGCGCAGCCGCCGGCGCCCAGGTACAGGTGCTACAGCCACCCTCCCTCGCCGTCGCGGTTCGAGCCCCCGATCGGTGCCGCCGAAGAGCTCCTCCCCGGCGGCACGGACACCGAGACCGACACCGACGAGGACGTGCCCTTGGGCGACCCCGTCGCGGCAGCCACTCCGACCCCGAGAAAGCTGAGCAGGCTCAACCACTTCAGCGTCGTCGTGGGCGAGAACGAGAACGGCTCATCGGAGCTCAACGGCGACGAACTGGACGACGGGCCTGACCAGCCGCCGCAGCAGCTAAGCCTTCAGCAGCGGGCGCTGCTGAGGTCCCTGAGCCGGGCGGACAGGGTAGGGGTGCTCTGGCCGGAGCAGCCGCTGGACCTACTCCCCGCgtcgtcggcgtcggcgtcggcgtcaGCGTCGTTCAGGGCGTCCAAGTCGTTCAGCCGGGCCGCCTACAGGTCGTCGTTCAGGGGGTCGTCCCGCGTGGCGGCCGACGTGGTGGATGACCTGCCCATGATCCCGGACCTCGACCTGGACGGCGCGCTGCGGAAGAAGGGCCGGTCGCCGTTCGTGCGCATCGTGAGCAAGCAGATGGTGGGGATCTTCCTGACGGTGTGGGTGCGGCGGGGCCTCCGGAAGTGCGTGCAGAGCCTCAAGGTCTCCACCGTCGGCGTCGGCGCCATGGGCTACATCGGCAACAAGGGGGCCGTGTCGGTGAGCATGTCCGTGTACCAGACCATGTTCTGCTTCGTGTGCAGCCACCTCGCCGCCGGCGAGAAGCCCGGCGACGTCCACAAGCGCAACGCCGACGTGCACGAGATCCACCGCCGCACGCGCTTCGCCGCCCCGGGCGACCTGCAGCTGCCCAGAAACATCCACGACCACGA CCGGATCTTCTGGCTGGGCGATCTGAACTACCGGCTGGACGCGTCGTACGAGCGAGCGCACGAGCTGATCTCGGCGGGAAGCTGGCGCGAGCTGGCCGAGACGGACCAGCTGAAGCGGGAGCTGAGGAAGGGGCGGGCGTTCGACGGGTGGACGGAGGGCGTCCTGGAGTTCGCGCCGACGTACAAGTACGAGCTCGGCTCGAGGAGGTACGTCGGCGTCGGGGACCACCAGGGCCAGAGCCAGAGCCAGAGGGGCGGCGGGCGGCGGACGCCGGCGTGGTGCGACCGGGTGCTGTCGTACGGCAAGGGGCTGAGGCTGCTGGGCTACCGGCGGTCGGAGCTGGCGCTGTCGGACCACCGTCCGGTGACGGCCACGTACGCGGCGGAGGTGGAGGTGTTCTCCAGCCGGAAGCTGCAGAGGGCGCTGACGCTCACGGACGCCGAGGTGGAGGGCGGGCAGGTCGTGCCGGACCTCGATTTTTGA
- the LOC103649662 gene encoding coatomer subunit beta'-1-like, giving the protein MAEECLLQAKDLSGLLLLYSSLGDAEGIEKLASLAKEHEKNNVAFLCLFMLGKVEDCIQLLVDSNCIPEAALLARSYLPSKVPEIVAIWRDDLSKINPKAAESLADPSEYPNLFEDWQVALTVEKSVASQRGNYLPADQYDARVPLDTVFTASVMKMYLKVFNFLWMQSELCSGNSIFYTTSSIPFKTGCLFLLCSV; this is encoded by the exons ATGGCAGAGGAATGCCTTCTTCAAGCAAAGGACTTAAGTGGCTTGTTGCTACTGTACTCATCTCTTGGAGATGCTGAAGGAATTGAAAAGCTTGCTTCTTTGGCAAAAGAACACGAAAAAAACAATGTTGCTTTCCTCTGCCTTTTTATGCTTGGTAAAGTTGAAGATTGCATACAATTGCTTGTAGACAG TAACTGTATACCTGAAGCTGCATTACTGGCACGTTCAtatcttcctagcaaagtaccagAGATAGTGGCAATTTGGAGAGACGACCTGAGTAAA ATTAATCCAAAAGCTGCAGAGTCTCTAGCAGATCCTTCTGAATATCCAAATCTATTTGAAGACTGGCAGGTTGCTCTAACTGTAGAAAAAAGTGTTGCGTCTCAGAG GGGCAATTATCTTCCTGCTGACCAGTATGATGCTAGGGTCCCCCTGGacactgtgttcacagcttcagtTATGAAGATGTATCTCAAGGTTTTCAACTTCTTGTGGATGCAAAGTGAGCTTTGTTCTGGAAACTCAATTTTTTATACAACATCTTCTATACCTTTTAAAACTGGATGCCTTTTCCTACTTTGTTCAGTATGA